In the Gemmatimonadaceae bacterium genome, AGCTTGAGGCCGAGCACCGAGGGCGCGAGATCCTCGACGCGATCGGCGAGCTGGATGGTGCGCCAGGGCGTCACGAACGGCGCGTGGCCGCGCACCTTGACACCGTCTGCCCATGGTGCGAGCGCGGCGCGGAGAGTCCTGCTCTCGAAGCGGCCGGCGAGATCGAGGCCTGCATAATCGACGAGGTTCGCTTCATGGATGACGGCGACGATGCCGTTGCGCAGCTCGAGGGTGAGCGGTGTACGCACCGTATCGAGCACGCTCACCGGTGACGAGCGATAGAGGTCCTCGTAGCGATCGGGACGCGGGACATTCGCTGCGATCCACCATGCGCGCGCATTGTCGGCGAGCGCGAACTCGGTGAGCTCGTCGCTCATCTCGAAGTCGCCGAAGCCACCGCTGTCGGCAACCTCGTACCGAAATCCGATGCCATCGTCGAACGCGCGCGCGACGATCGCGAAGCGACGACGCGGAACGACGCTCTCGACGAACTGCACGCGCAGCTCGTTGTAATGCTCGTGCACTCGAGAGACCTCACCCCACGGCAGGCCCCACGTCGTGTCGCGCGCGGCGCGCGTCGACGAGACGATCTGCACGCTATCGCCGAGAGCCCGGGCGCCGCGAAAGGTGAAGCCGAGCCGTGAGGGAAGGATCACGTGCTTACCGCCGCGATCGACGCTGTAGAAGGCGATACCGTCGCGAGCGCCAACCGTGACCTCGTTTTTGCCATCCGGTGACACCACACGGAGCGGCGTCTGCGCGGCGAGCTGGGTCGCGGCGAGCACCCCAACGATGATGCCTAACGCTTTCGTGTGTCGATGAGGAAGCGGCAAGGGATGGAGAGGTTGGGGTGTGTGTCCAACGTGCCCAATCGAAATGTCCGAGTAAAAGAGAGGCAGCAACGCGCGCGCGCAAGCTGCGTCAGCGATCCGTTTGCATTTGGTGAGAGTCCCACGAGTTGACCCTTTTTTCACTCTGGCGCCGTAAATAGCACGTGGCGGATCTTCGATCGCCACGGTCTCTCACGAGAGCACACCATCATGAGACTTCTAATCGTTTCGCTGCTCTTGCTCGGTGCATGCGCTTCGTCGGGCACGCACCTCGGTGAGGAGCACGCGCTGTCGCTACTCACGGTGCGAAATCAGCGCGCCGGAAATCTGACGATCTACGTGATGCACGAGGGCTATAGGGGTCGCCGGCTCGGTGAGGTGACGAGCCTCGGCTCGAGCACGTTCGTCCTCGACGAACTGGATGCGCCGCCCGCGACCGATCTGCAATTCCTCGCGGTGTCCTTCGCCGACGGCGTATCGGAGCTCTCCGATCCAGTGCACATCCTTCGCGGCTCGACGTACGAGTGGCGGCTGGCGCCGTTCCGTGGCCATCAGCTCGCATTCCGGCGCAACTCGAGTACCTGAGGCTATTGGGCGGCGGTGCGCTCACATGCCGCCGCGCGCTCGAGGAGAAGCTGTCGCTCGCGAACGTTGCGGGTGAGCGCGGCGGCGCGCTCGAAGTCGACGCGTGCTTCGTCATAACGGCCGAGCTTCATGAGCAGATCGCCGCGCACGCTGGGTAGCAAATGGTAATTCCTGAGCGAGGGCTCGGTCGAGATCGCGTCGACGACCTGGAGTCCGGCCGCTGGGCCGAATGCCATCGCGACGGCCACGCCGCGATTCAGCTCCACGACCGGTGACGGCGTGACCTGCGCCAGTCCGGCATAGAGCGCGGCAATTCGCACCCAGTCGGTTTCGTCTCCCGTGCGCGCGCGGGCGTGACACGCGGCGATCGCCGCCTGCAATGCGTACGGTCCGAGGGCCTCGCCTAACGACTCGGCGCGATCGAGGGCGGCGAGACCGCGCCGAATGAGCACGCGATCCCAGCGACCTCGATCCTGATCGAGGAGCAACACCGGCTCGCCGGAGGGACCGATTCGCGCGCGAAGGCGCGATGCCTGGATCTCCATCAGCGCGACCAGTCCGTGGACCTCTCCTTCGTTAGGCATGAGCTCGGCGACGATGCGGCCGAGGCGCAAGGCATCCTCACAGAGGGCGGGTCGAACCCAGTCATCGCCGGCAGTCGCCGCGTACCCCTCGTTGAAGATCAGATAGATCACCTCGAGCACCGAGGCGAGACGCGCGTTCAAGTCGGCACCGCGCGGAACCTCGAATGGCACGCCGGCCTCCGAGAGCGTCCGCTTCGCGCGCACGATGCGTTGCGCGACCGTCGACTCCGGGACGAGAAAGGCACGCGCAATCTCGTCCGTCGTTAGGCCGCCGAGGAGACGGAGCGTGAGGCCGGTGCGCGCTTCGGTCGAGAGCACCGGGTGACAGGACATGAAGATCAGGCGCAACACGTCGTCTCCGACATTGTCGTCGAGCGCCTCGTCGAGCTCCGCCACCGCGGATTCCCGATTCGACTCCAGCTCGTGGCCGATCTGTTGGTGCTTGCGATCCTGCATCGAGCCCCGACGCATCGTGTCGATCGCGCGTCGCTTCGCCGTCTGCATGAGCCACGCGCCGGGATTGTTCGGGATTCCCGACGCCGGCCATTGCTCGAGTGCGGCGACGAGCGCATCCTGCGCGAGATCCTCGGCGAGTCCAACGTCGCGAACGAAGCGCGTGAGGCCAGCGATGAGCTTCGCGGATTCGATGCGCCAGACGGCGTCGATCGTGCGATGAACGTCAGTCGTCATCGATTACGAAGCCGCAACCTGGGCGAGGCGGACTTTCTCACAACGCTCGACGAGTCGCGGTTCGCCGATTTTTTCGGCGACCGCGGGGAATTCGGGCGTTGGTCCGCGCCAGCGAAGCTCATCGACGTCGGAAAATAGCGGGGCGTCCGTTCTGAGGGTCGCGAGCTGCTTGAAGACCAGCGCGGCGGAGCGCTTTTCGTCGCCGAAGACGTCCGCGGGAAACTCCTCGATCGGGCCGTAGCGATTGAGCATGCGGGCCGCCGTCGTTGGTCCGATGCTGGCGATCCCGGGATAGCCGTCCGCGGCGTCACCGACGAGCGCGAGGTAGTCGGGAATGAGACGTGGCTCGACGCCAAACTTCTCGCGCACACCGGCGGCATTGCGAATCTTGCCGCTGCGCCGATCGACCTGCACAACGCGGTCGTCGCGCACGCACTGCGCGAGATCCTTGTCCGGCGTCCAGATGCAGACCTTCTCGACCGCAGGGTCCTGTTCGGCGAGGTAGGCGGCGGACGCGAGCGCGTCATCGGCTTCGAGCTCGACCATCGGCCAGACGGCGACCCCCATCGCGGCGAGTGCGTCCTCGAGAGGATGAAATTGCGCGGCAAGGCTGCGCTCGACGCCTTCCCCCGTTTTGTAGGCCGCCCAAAGGTCGTTGCGGAAGGACTCGATGACGTGATCGGTCGCGACGCCGATATGGGTTGCGCCCGTCTCGAGCATCTGGACGACGGTGCGCAACACGCCAATGACGCCCCCGAAGGGCGGGTCCTCGCCCTTCGTGAAGCGGCGCAATCCGTAGAAGTGCCGGAACAGCTCGTACGTACCGTCGACGAGATGGACGACCATGTCAGTTCACCGGGTGATGCACTGACATATCGCGGACGTGCCTCGACGGCAAGTCTTGCGCGTGCGTGGCTGCCTAACGTGAGCCGAGGATCGCGGAATCAGGCGAGCTTGACGAGCGCAGCGTTCCAGCCGGCGGGATCCTCGTCTTGCTTATGCATCGCGTTCACGTCGACGACGATCTTTCCGCCGTCGCGCATCACGCTGAAACGGTCCATGCCTCGCGTCGCGCGCCCGCTGATGAATTCACCATCGGGCTGATACTTCGAGTGGTGCTTCGGACATTGAAATTGATGATCCGTGTCGTCCCAGCGTAGGGCGGTGTGCTGATGCGGGCAGGACAGATTGAACGCGTAGACGGCGTTCTGCCATCGTACGAGAATCACTTGTTGCTCGCGATCGATCTGTGCGCCATCCGCCGCTGGGACGGGATAGCTGAGCTGATCACCCACACGGGACAGCGCCCGCGTGGCGCCAATACGAAAGTGTTCCGGCAGGGCACTGGCCGTTCGCGCGAAGCCCAGCGTCGCGGCGATTCCGGCGACCGCGACAGCAGCGTCGCGAAGAAATTCTCGCCGGCTAGCGACCGGGCACGCGCGACATTCGTCCCGGGTGCCACCGTCCTCATCTTCGACTATTCGATCCATATTCTCTCTGCACCAAGCTTGTTCGGCGTTGACTCAAACTCTTGTTCACTCTTACCCTCGCTTGCCGCCGAAGATTCTTCGGAGAGAACCGGACCCATCGCTACTTCCAGAACCACATCATCACGCCGCCGATGGTGGACGCGGCAATGGAGCCGATGGCAATGCCACGGTGCAGGTTGACCTGGTGCTGGTAATTGCCATAGTCGAGATAGTCGTGATGGTGGCCGGGCGCGGTCGCGCCGGCCGCGGCGAATCCTGCGTCGGACGCGAGCATCAAGACGGAGTGCACGATGCGCCGCGTGCGGCCCTCGGGATCCTTCCGTGAGTCCCACAGATTCCAGACGCCGGTGATCGTGTTGATGCCGAAGAGCACGCCGATGCCGCCGGCGACGAGCGCATGGGTCGGTTTCATCCACGTCGGCGGCGAGACGTCCTGGATCAGATTCTGTCCGAGCGAATACTCGGCGGCGAAGAGCGGCAGCATCGTGTAGCTGCCGATGCGGTGGATGGTGAGCCGCGTGTAATAGGCGTCGCTGTACTCGATGGCGAGTGGCCGGCGAACGACAGGCGTGTCGACGGGCAACAGCGCGCGCGTGATGATTGGTCCGAGAACCGCTGACGCCGCGCTATCGGGCGGGCTTGCCGAGATCCAGCCGGTATCGTTAGGCGCTCTAGCCGTGCCAGCAAGCGTGATGAGGACGAGTGAGACGGCGATCATAGTGCGTCGGCCTCAGCTGATCGTGAGAATACCTGATGTGGAGTCGTACGACGTCGTGTATTGATGCAGGTTGTTCGCCCGCTGGCCCCCGATCCATTGTCCCGTGAGGTCGTAGGTCGCGCCGTGCCGCGGGCAAACGAAATCGTTGTGCAACAGGTTTACGATTCCACCCTGATGCGGGCACACGCGCGAGAGGGCGATGAAATCGGAGGTGCTGGTTCGCACGACGGCAACCGGCGCGCCGCCAAGGCTGATCATCGCGACGCCGCCGACGGTCGCGAGGGATGAATAATTACTGATTGTGATCGTGCTATTCGCGGGGATGTTCGGCGCCGTGACATCCGCGCCGCCGAGGCTGCCGCACGCATCGAGTGCGGCGATCGCAGCCATGACTCCAGTCTGGATGAGAAAGGTCCGGCGACCGATCCCCTCTTCCTGCTCCAGCGCTGCTCCGTATCCCGCACGCGCCGCGTCACAACCACGGCACGAGATCGGTTCTTCACCATGCAACGACATCAGACATCTCCATCTAGTGGAAACCTCGACCCCTCGACGCGAGCGGCCGTCGCACCACACGACACGCGAGTCCCAAGGACACCCTTATTGCTGCGATCGCCCGTTTCCTCGAGTCCAATGCGATGGGCACGAATCAATCCCGGGAGTGAGGATGCGGCAGACCTCGACCGATTTGCCGACCTACTGGAGCCAACTGGCTGGCTCGACCGTGAGCTTGTCGGCAGATTGCCTACTCGGTTTCGTTCAATCGATCCCATCACTGGCAAAACGATGCGTCGATCTACTGTGGTATTCGCGGTCCTGACGATCTCGGCTCTCGTGTCGATCAACCTCAACGCTCAAGTCACCAGCAGCGAGTACGCGGCTCGACGCGACTCGCTCGCCGCGCGTGTGGGCGACGGCGCCGTACTGGCATTCGGTGGGCGCACGCCAGTGACGGATTTCGGGACGTTCTTTCAGCTACCGTCGTTCCACTATCTCACCAACTACGACGAGCCCGATGCGGCCTTCGTCTTCGTCGTGCATGGTGGGCGCGGAACGGGAACGCTCTACGTTATTCCCTCGGATCCCCGGCGGGCGTTCTACTACGGCTTTCGTCCCGACTCGGCGACGATCGCGCGATTGCTTCAGCTGGCGTCGCGTCCTTTCTCGGCGCTCGCGGCCGCCGTCGACTCGCTGGCGAGTGCCGGGCTGCCGTTGTACACGCTCTCCGATTTCGAGGACGCGGATTTCGCGCGGGTCGACAGCCTAACGAGAGGGCAGGAGTTCGCGCGCGCGCTCGTCGCGCGTCATCCGGCGCTCGTCGTCAAGGATGGTCATCCGATCGTCGATCAACTTCGCGCGCGAAAAAGCCCGGCCGAAGTGGCGCTGCTCAAGAAGGCGGCCGAGATCAGCGCCGAAGGACATCGCATGGTGATGCAAGGGCCGGAGCCGAAGCACGAGTACGATGTTGCTGCGCTCATCGAATACACGTTCAGGAAGCTGGGCGCGGAGCGACCGGCGTATGGCTCGATCGTCGGTACCGGCGTGAACGGTACGCAACTGCACTACATGAAGGACACGGCCGCCGCCAGGCCGGGCGAACTGATCGTGATCGACGCCGCGGCGGAATACCGCGGCTATGCTGCCGATATCACGCGCACGATTCCCGTGAGCGGCACATTCACTCCGGCGCAGCGTGCCGTTTACCAGCTCGTGCGCGACGCGCAAGCGGCGGCCGAGAAGGTGGCGAAGCCGGGCGGTTCGGCACGCGCCGCGGAGGATTCGTCCTTCTTGGTGCGAGCGCGCGGCCTCGCGTCGTTAGGTCTCATCGACAGCGTCGACGCGATCATCGATCCGCCGTGGAACGCCGACTGCACGCCGGTGCCTCGACCGCGGAACTGCACGCAAGCGTATTTCTGGACGATTCACGGGATCAGCCATGGACTTGGGCTCGCCGTGCACGACCCAGCGCAATTTTATTATGGCGATCGCACCTATCAGCCAGGCGACGCGTTCACCATCGAGCCGGGGATCTACATCAGCACGCGCGCGCTCGCGGCACTTCCCGATACGCCGCGCAATCGTGCGTACATCGCGCGCGTGCGGCCGATCGTGCAGAAATACGAGAATACAGGTGTGCGGATCGAGGATGACTATGTGGTGACGCAGACAGGGGTCGAGCGGATCAGCGCGGGCGCGCCGCGGGAGATCGCGGAGATCGAAGCGCTGGCCAAGCTGCGTGGCACGAAGCCTCTGCCATAGAGGTTGTCATCCTGAGGCGCGAAGCTCCTCAGGATGACAACCGGGGCTATTCGGCTCGTAGTGCAACTGCCGGATCCACTTTCGCAGCACGGACTGCAGGTAAGAGACACGCGGCAACTCCGACGGCCGCGATGATGAAGGTGACTGCGCCTAACGTCACCGGATCATGCGGCGCAACGCCGAAGAGGAGACCGCGCAGGAGTCCGGTCGTCACGAGCGCTCCCGTTAGGCCTACGGCAAGTCCTATCCCAAGGAGCACGCCGCCTTCGCCAAGCACCATGCGCAACACGCGCGAGGCGTCGGCGCCCAGGCTCATGCGAATCCCGATCTCCTGCGTCCGCGCGCTCACCGAGAACGCGAGCACGCCGGCGATCCCGACCATCGCGATGACCATCGCGAGGACGCCGAAGGACGCGATGAAGAGCGCGTTCAGCCGTCGCGGTGCAACCGTTCCGTCGCGGACCTCCTCGAGCGTCGCGACATTCTCGATCAGCTGGCGCGGATAGAGATCGCGAATCGCGCGCAGTGCCGCGGGCTGGATCAGTGTTGGGTTGGAGCGCGTGCGAATCACCAGCGCTCCGTTGAAGATCTCTTCCTGCGCGATCGGCTGGAAAACCGTCGGCGTTGGATCGGTGTCGAGACCGGCGTCGCGGGTATCGCCGACGACGCCGACCACCGTACGCCAGTCGCCGGACACCGGTATGAACTTCAGTACTTCGCCCGTCCAGGCGATTCGTCGGCCGATCGGATTCTCGTTTCCAAACAGGCGCTCGGCGAGGGTCGCGTTGATGATGACGACGCGGGCGGACTCGCGGCGATCTGTCGTCGAGAACGCGCGTCCCTGAAGTAGAGGAATGCCCGCGGCCTCGAAGTACTTCGGATCTGCAGTCTTGTACACGCCGCGCGGCGTCGCTTCGCCCGCGGCGAGGGCACGTCCCTCGGCTTTCACCTCGAGCACGAAGTAGGTGTTGCGCAGCGGTACGTTCGAGCCGATCGACGCGACCTGCACGCCGGGCAATGCGCCGATCCGATCGCGCATCCGCTCGTACATCGCCAGCTTCGCTGGTTGATCGAGCGCATTCGTCTCGATCGGAACTTCCATTGTGAGCACGTTCTCGGCGCGGAGACCCGTCTCGACCGAATTGAGCTTCGTGAGCGTGCGAACGAGCAGTCCGGCCGCGGTGAGGAGCACCATGCAGACGGCGAGCTGCGCGACGACGAGCGTCTGCTGCAACCGTTGGCGCGCCCGGCCGGCCGTCGTGCGCTTACCTGCCGCGCTCAGCGACGCTTCTTGGGCTACTTGCGGCACGAACGACAACACGACTGCAGCAGCGATGCTCGTGAGGAGGCCGACCGCGAGCACGAGTCCGTCGACGCGTATCTCGTCGGCGCGTGGGGTGAGCTGCGCCGCAAACGCAACCAGCATCTTGAGGCCGGCGAAGGCGACCAGCACGCCTAACGCACCGCCGATGAGCGCAAGCGCCAGATTCTCGGCGAGCAACAGCCGTCGCAGTCGCCAGCTGCCCGCGCCGAGGGCGGCGCGCACGAGCATTTCGCGCTCGCGTCGCACCCCGCGCATCAGCGTGAGGTTGGCGACGTTCGCGCAGGCGATGAGCAGCACGAAGGCTGCGGCGCCCATGAGGAGCCACAAGGTCAGCGACGCCCGCTCGTTCAGCGCCAGCCGCAGCGGCGAGACAGTGATGTCGTAGCGCGCGGCGCGCTCGTAGGCTTCTGGATGATCAGCGCGAACGTTGGTCCCGATGCGCGCGATCTCGGCCCTTGCCTGTTCGACCGTCGCGCTTGGCGCGAGTCGAGCGAAGACTTCCGTCATGCGGTGCGTCCGTCCCTGCTTCATCGTCGCGCTCAGATGGTGCGGACTCGTCACCACGTTCACGAAGAGATCGGTACGCGTTGGATATTGCGGCGTACGCTGCACCACTCCAACGATCGTCGACGCGATATCATTGATGCGCACCCGCCGTCCGATGACGGTTGGATCGCCGCCGTAGTGCTGCATCCAGAACGTGTGCGACAGGACGGCAACGGACGCCGCCGCGGGTCCGTCGTCCTGCGCACTCGTCAGGCGCCCGATGGTGGGCGCGAGGCCCATGACCTCGAAGTAGTTGCCGCTGATGACGCCCGCCTGTACGTGGACCGGCTCGTCTCCCTCGACCATCGTGAACGTCAGCGAAGAGAACTCGGCGATGCTCGCGAGAGTTTTGGACGCGGTACGGTAGTCGATGATCTCGGGGACCGAGAACGCGACATTGTCCTGGCCCGCACCCTTCGCCGATTGACGCAGATAGACGAGGCGTTCACCCTGGCGATTCGGAAGCGGCCGAAGGAGCGTGCCACGGAGGAGCGTGAACATCGCAGTGTTGGCGCCGATGCCTAACGCGAGGGTCAGGATGACGGCGCAGGCGAATCCGCGCGCCTTGTACAGGCTGCGGACCACTCGGCGGAGGTCGGAGACGAAGGACATGAGTGGATGAGACTTATGACAGTTATGGATTCACTCGCTGTGCGTTCTCGTTCGCCTTCGCCCAAACACGGCGTTCCTGCTCGCGGAGCTCCGGCGTCAACTCGGCGCCGAAGTCCTCCCGCTCGAAGACTTGCCGGATCTCGAGCACGGATTCCGCACCGGTCGGATTGGGACAGCGCTTCGCCCATTCGATCGCCTCCTCCATCGACCGACACTGCCAGAGCCAGAAGCCGGCGATCAGCTCCTTGGTCTCGGCGAATGGTCCGTCGATGACCGTGCGCCTGGTGCCGGAGAACGCGACGCGAGCACCCTTCGAGCTCGGCTGCAGACCTTCGCCAGCGAGCATGACGCCGGCCTTGACCAACTCTTCGTTGTACTTGCCCATGGAGGTGAGAAGCTCGGTGCTGGGCAGCTCACCCGCCTCGGTGTCGCTGTTGGCTTTGACGATGACCATGAAGCGCATGTCAGTAGGGGCTAGGGTCTAGAGAATAGGAGCTGGGCCTCGAGTAGTCCGGCCTCTACCTGTACGTCGAACGAGATTCGCCCAAATCGACATGCGGGCTGAAAATCGTGCAAGACGGTGAGTTGTGTGGATTTGGCGACATTGCTCGCACAATTCCATTACCGACGTGCATGCAATTCATCGCGGTTTGCTGCGTCAATCCCTCAGCGCGTATGCAATGACATAATCGCCGTTTCCGAATTCGTCTCCGCCGCCGACGCAGATCACGACGTACTGCTTTCCGCTTGCGGCGCGATACGTCATCGGCGTCGCACGCGCGCCGCCTGGGAGCGGAGCTTGCCACACGAGCCGGCCGGTCTCGATGTCGAACGCACGAATGGCGTGGTCTATCGTCGCGCCGACGAATACCACGCCGCCGGCGGTGATGATTGCTCCGCCGAGGTTTGGAGACCCGAGCGGCTCGCGGTTGGCCGAGGTTTGCGACGGGCGGTTGGCGCCCAGCGACGCCAAATCGCCGAGCGGCACATCCCACAATTTGCGCCCCGATTTCAGATCGATGGCAACGAGCGAACCAAAGGGCGGCTTCGTGCACGGCAAGTGGCTCGCGCTGATGAGAATTCGGCGGCGCATCACGAACGGCGTACCGTGCATGCGCGTGTATTGATCGCCAAGGCGCGAGGAGTTGTGCATCGCCTCGGTGGTGTCGAACCGATCCAATGGGATGAGCTGCACGAAGGCCGCAACCGTGTTGACCGGAATGACGGCCATTTGCCTAACGGGGTCGACGGCGAGACCGCCCCAGTGCGACCCGCCGATGTTGGAGGGCAGGGCGATCGTTCCCTCGAGACTCGGTGGCGTGAACACGCCCTCGTTCCTGAGCGGGCGAATCTGGGCGAGACAATCCTCGCGGTCGGCAGGCGTCGCGCCCCAGACGTCGTCCAGCGTCAGGCTCTGTGGACTGAGGGGGGGAATGACGGTGTTGAAGGGCTGCGTCGGCGACGCCCGTTCACCGAATACATGGCTGGGCGGAACTGGTCGCTCCTCGACGGGAAAGACGGGCTTTCCGGTGTCGCGATCGAGCACGAACAGCTGACCGGTCTTCGTGGTTTGGAGGACGACGTCGATCGCGCGGCCGCCGCGGGTGATCGTCGCCAACGTCGTCGGCGCGGCGACGTCGTAATCCCACAGATCGTGATGCACTGCCTGAAAATGCCAGACGATCTTCCCTGTCGATGCGCGGATGGCGACAACCGAGTTTGCGTAACGATTGTCGCCGTATCGCTCGCCGCCGAAGTAGTCGGGACTCGGGCTGCCGGTAGGTACGAAGACGAGATCACGCGCCGAGTCGGCGGCGATTACCGACCAGGCGTTCGCGGCGCCGGTGCTGTGCGCCATCGCACCACGCCAGGTGGTCCACGCCGGATCGGTGGAGTCGCGCGGCACGGGATCCCAGGTCCAGCGGAGCGCTCCGGTGCGCGCGTCGAAAGCCCGGACTTCGCCGCTCGCCGCACTTGTACGATTGTTGTCGGCGACGGCTGACCCCGTGACGATCAGTCCGCGAATCACCGCCGGCGGCGATGTGAGCGCGTACTCCTCGTGATAGTAGGGTGCATTGTGCAGTCCGCGCCGAAGGTCGACCGTGCCGTGATCGCCGAAGTCGGCGCAGAGCTTTCCGGTTCGCGAATCGAGCGACAGAATGCGTCCGTCGACGACGCCAACGATGATGCGGCGGCGGCAGAGGGCACTCGGAGACGCGACCGGATCTACCCAAGTGGAGACGCCTCGGTTCGCGAAGTCACCCCAATCGCCGCCGACATCTGGCTTGGCATCGAAGGTCCACCGTTCGAGTCCGGTCGCGGGATCCAGAGCGATGACGCGGCCGAAGGGCGTCGAGAAATACAACGTCCCGTCGACCATGAGTGGCGTCGCCTCGAAGCGCGGATCGCGATGGAAGTGGAAGCGCGCGGTATCCGTCTCGCCAGTGCGGTAGGTCCAGGCGACTACGAGGCGTGACACGTTCTCGCGCGTGATCTGGGCCAGCGGCGCATAACGAGTATTGGCGGCGTCGCGGCCGTATGCGCGCCATTCGCCGCCCTGCTGGGCCATGACGCCGGCGACTGGCAACGTTAGGCAGCCGACGATGATCGCCGACGAAAGCAGGCGCTGCGTCAAGGGCGCCATCCTACCAGATGCGCGCTCTCGAGCTGTCCGGCCGGACCATCGGATCGCCATCCTTGCATCCCCACGCCTGCTTGAACTCGGGCATGTTGCTGAGCGGACCATTGACGCGCCATTTCGCGGGTGAGTGCGGATTCGTCGCGACTTGCAGGCGCTCCGCTTGAGGGCGCTGGATCTCGCGCCAGATCTGGGCCCAGCTGAGGAAGAAGCGCTGTTCAGGCGTGAAGCCGTCGATCGTGGCGATCTGTTCCCCGCGAGCGCGGCGCGCAGCGAGCGCCTTTTGCAGAGCGGCATACGCGACGGTGAGCCCGCCGAAATCACCAATGTTCTCGCCTAACGTCAGCCAGCCGTTCACGTGCGTCGACGAATCGACGACCGTGTACCCGTTGAACTGATCGACGATGCGCTGCGCTTCGACCTTGTATTTCGCCGCGTCTTCCGGCGTCCACCAATCGCGCAGATTGCCCTGCGCGTCGAACTGTCGGCCCTGATCGTCGAAGCCATGACTCATTTCGTGGCCAATCACGGCCCCAATGCCACCGTAGTTCACCGCGTCGTCGGCATCTGGATCGAAAAAGGGAGGCTGCAGAATGCCAGCAGGGAACTGGATCTGATTGAGGGACGGGCTGTAGCTCGCGTTGACTGTCGGCGGCACCATCGTCCATTCGGTGCGGTCCACCGGCTTGCCGAGCCTCGTCCAGGCCCGATGGCGATTCCACTCGCCGGCCATCGCCGCATTTTCGTAGTACGCGCCAGGCTTCACCAGCAGCGTCGAGTAATCTCGCCAGGTGTCGGGATACGCGACCTTACGCAGAAATGCGTCGAGCTTGGCGGTCGCTTGTCGCCTGGTTGCGGCGCTCATCCAGTCGAGCTGCGCGATGCGCTCGCGCAACGCGCTGACGAGATTGTCGACCATCTGCGCGGCTCGTGTGCGCGCTTCGGGAGTGAACGTCCGCTTCACATATTCCTGCCCGACGGCCCAGCCTAAC is a window encoding:
- a CDS encoding YciI family protein → MRFMVIVKANSDTEAGELPSTELLTSMGKYNEELVKAGVMLAGEGLQPSSKGARVAFSGTRRTVIDGPFAETKELIAGFWLWQCRSMEEAIEWAKRCPNPTGAESVLEIRQVFEREDFGAELTPELREQERRVWAKANENAQRVNP
- a CDS encoding pyrroloquinoline quinone-dependent dehydrogenase translates to MTQRLLSSAIIVGCLTLPVAGVMAQQGGEWRAYGRDAANTRYAPLAQITRENVSRLVVAWTYRTGETDTARFHFHRDPRFEATPLMVDGTLYFSTPFGRVIALDPATGLERWTFDAKPDVGGDWGDFANRGVSTWVDPVASPSALCRRRIIVGVVDGRILSLDSRTGKLCADFGDHGTVDLRRGLHNAPYYHEEYALTSPPAVIRGLIVTGSAVADNNRTSAASGEVRAFDARTGALRWTWDPVPRDSTDPAWTTWRGAMAHSTGAANAWSVIAADSARDLVFVPTGSPSPDYFGGERYGDNRYANSVVAIRASTGKIVWHFQAVHHDLWDYDVAAPTTLATITRGGRAIDVVLQTTKTGQLFVLDRDTGKPVFPVEERPVPPSHVFGERASPTQPFNTVIPPLSPQSLTLDDVWGATPADREDCLAQIRPLRNEGVFTPPSLEGTIALPSNIGGSHWGGLAVDPVRQMAVIPVNTVAAFVQLIPLDRFDTTEAMHNSSRLGDQYTRMHGTPFVMRRRILISASHLPCTKPPFGSLVAIDLKSGRKLWDVPLGDLASLGANRPSQTSANREPLGSPNLGGAIITAGGVVFVGATIDHAIRAFDIETGRLVWQAPLPGGARATPMTYRAASGKQYVVICVGGGDEFGNGDYVIAYALRD